Proteins co-encoded in one Stomoxys calcitrans chromosome 5, idStoCalc2.1, whole genome shotgun sequence genomic window:
- the LOC106081058 gene encoding polyamine-transporting ATPase 13A3 isoform X2 — MNDRVSTATDKKPCTGLLNPNEDDEMKITGYRRSRMRTALCWICICLTGGLLRLIMHWWRHWYLMATHEMCSLEDADKVLVQEDYKGNHKMYYVKQVLNLDINTLREQQLKQNKQSSSSSSTASPPTNKEGLANGCNNVDATVPDIDEKNFHLSMHFATGQFKYCSSARIFNCKQLRYAWNAQTQTFDKLQGLDVDISNAYFHQQHGLSHQEQVARRLVYGPNEITVPYKDVKTLLFLEVLNPFYVFQIFSVILWFAYDYYYYACVIVLMSVFGITMSIVQTKKNQDALRETVQNTGTALIVGERGEVQELPTQRLVPGDIIEIPSSGCIMQCDAVLLSGNCILDEAMLTGESVPVTKTPLPSKRDVVFDKKEHARHTLFCGTKVIQTRYIGSEKVLALVINTGNITAKGGLIRSILYPPPVDYKFEQDSYKFIEFLGVIALIGFVYTLISKIMRNVDPVKIAVESLDLITIVVPPALPAAMTVGRFYAQKRLERNNIYCISPRSINVAGSIDCCCFDKTGTLTEDGLDMWGVVPKSATNQFQIPIKQIERLPFDHFLFGMVTCHSITIMNNKMMGDPLDLKMFESTGWILEDAQGVPDTQKYGLLHPTVVRPPKTENPSVDDDEHKMVERQSSVDDLLSDVGLLNGEAVNDHGIVREFPFTSNLQRMSVITRRLSEKHFNVYCKGSPEMLQQLCIPQSIPDNFSQQLSVYAKQGYRVIALAYKPLSTKVNYTKVQRLPRESAESDLLFLGFVVLENRLKPDTSDVIGALTKANVRTIMVTGDNILTALSVARDCGIVSSNQAVVTVNVRQKADAEVCEHNETADHNNYELYYTLDLGSASCASTSLTNGKTNGTLTSSNTNDSMNYDTNYHRLNGDVASLSSAASITMPNSKSCGSVETVDTWTHNDVELGLTTPLDGEPHVQAAALSDKKWRDNYRFAMVGKTWQIVKDHYPELLSNFLSRGVIYARMSPEQKQALVVELQGLDYCVAMCGDGANDCGALKVAHTGISLSETESSIASPFTSRNPTIAAVPNVIKEGRAALVTSFGIFKYMAAYSLVQFVSVMILYSIDSNLTDKQYLYVDLGLISIFAFFFGKTESFNGPLVKQVPLSSLISLTPLVSIVLHLLVAIAFQVTGWFHVHHQDWFEPFEHSNDEHLGCWENYTIFAISSFQYIILAFVFSKGAPYRRPIWSNLPFCLTLVVNLCIVIYLLIYPPVWLSDFFQLILPPEMPFRYWMLVYGAGSFVAHVVIETLVVEYLLFKKFQARRDNDARTSSRRYMQIEYDLKFYKNWPQITEVVESNPVDSHQNKINPAYFEISAEQNFDTPVSDDNNPLNSFFEMDPMTPTSTEAPLALSHIDNKYTTNASADVTSSPNATTATTNAVAANN; from the exons ATGAACGATAGAGTGTCAACTGCAACAG ATAAAAAACCATGCACTGGTTTATTAAATCCCAACGAAGATGATGAAATGAAGATAACCGGTTACCGCCGGTCACGCATGCGTACGGCTCTATGCTGGATATGCATCTGCTTGACCGGCGGTCTTCTGCGTTTGATAATGCATTGGTGGCGACACTGGTATTTGATGGCGACACATGAGATGTGCTCTCTGGAAGATGCCGACAAAGTGTTGGTACAGGAGGATTACAAAGGCAATCATAAAATGTATTATGTGAAGCAGGTTCTAAACTTGGACATAAATACGTTAAG AGAGCAACAGTTGAAGCAAAATAAACAGTCGTCGTCTTCATCATCAACTGCATCCCCGCCAACAAATAAAGAGGGTCTAGCGAATGGTTGTAATAACGTAGATGCAACAGTGCCCGATATTgacgaaaaaaatttccatttatcGATGCATTTTGCAACAGGACAATTTAAAT ATTGTTCAAGTGCCCGTATATTCAATTGCAAACAGTTGCGATACGCTTGGAATGCGCAAACACAAACCTTTGACAAACTTCAAGGTTTAGATGTCGACATATCGAATGCATATTTTCATCAACAGCATGGCTTGAGCCATCAAGAGCAAGTGGCTAGGCGATTGGTATATGGGCCAAATGAAATCACAGTTCCTTACAAGGATGTTAAAACATTGTTGTTCTTAGAAGTACTTAAcccattttatgttttccaaATATTTTCGGTGATATTGTGGTTCGCCTACGACTACTACTACTATGCCTGTGTTATAGTGTTGATGTCGGTATTTGGCATAACCATGTCTATTGTGCAAACAAAAAAG AATCAAGATGCTCTCCGAGAGACGGTGCAGAATACGGGTACAGCCCTGATTGTGGGAGAAAGAGGAGAGGTGCAAGAGCTACCCACGCAACGTCTGGTGCCGGGTGATATTATCGAAATACCCTCAAGTGGATGCATCATGCAATGTGATGCTGTTCTATTGTCCGGCAATTGTATCCTTGATGAAGCTATGCTAACGG GTGAAAGTGTGCCAGTCACAAAAACTCCCTTGCCTTCAAAACGAGATGTTGTCTTCGACAAGAAGGAGCATGCACGCCACACACTCTTCTGTGGCACCAAGGTCATCCAGACGCGTTACATTGGCTCGGAAAAGGTTCTGGCCCTTGTCATCAATACGGGCAATATAACGGCTAAAGGCGGCCTAATACGTTCGATCTTGTATCCACCCCCAGTTGATTATAAATTTGAGCAGGACTCTTATAAGTTTATTGAATTTTTGGGTGTAATTGCTTTAATTGGATTTGTATATACGCTAATCAGTAAG ATCATGAGAAACGTtgatccagtgaaaattgccgTTGAATCTCTGGATTTAATAACTATTGTTGTGCCACCGGCTCTACCCGCAGCCATGACagttggaagattttacgcGCAAAAACGTTTGGAGCGCAACAATATCTATTGCATATCGCCGCGATCGATAAATGTTGCAGGCAGTATTGATTGCTGTTGTTTCGATAAG ACGGGAACACTGACCGAGGATGGCCTCGATATGTGGGGTGTTGTGCCAAAATCTGCAACAAATCAGTTCCAAATTCCTATTAAACAGATTGAACGTTTACCATTTGATCACTTTCTCTTTGGCATGGTTACCTGTCATTCCATAACCATTATGAATAATAAAATGATGGGAGATCCGCTGGACTTGAAAATGTTCGAATCGACTGGTTGGATTTTGGAAGATGCCCAAGGTGTGCCGGATACCCAAAAATATGGTTTACTGCATCCGACCGTTGTTAGGCCACCAAAAACGGAAAATCCATCAGTGGACGATGACGAACATAAAATGGTTGAACGTCAATCATCGGTGGATGATTTGCTGTCTGATGTCGGTTTGCTGAACGGTGAGGCCGTCAATGATCATGGCATAGTACGCGAATTCCCTTTTACCTCCAACCTTCAGAGAATGTCGGTGATAACCAGACGTTTAAGTGAAAAGCATTTCAATGTGTACTGCAAGGGTTCCCCGGAAATGTTGCAGCAGTTGTGCATACCTCAAAGTATACCGGATAATTTCTCACAACAATTATCTGTGTATGCCAAACAAGGATATCGTGTTATAGCCTTGGCCTACAAACCACTGAGTACCAAAGTTAATTATACCAAAGTACAACGTTTGCCTCGCGAAAGTGCTGAAAGTGATTTGCTGTTTCTGGGATTTGTTGTCTTGGAGAATCGCCTCAAACCAGATACTTCCGACGTCATAGGAGCCCTAACTAAGGCCAATGTACGCACTATTATGGTAACGGGCGACAACATTTTGACAGCCTTAAGTGTAGCCCGCGATTGTGGCATAGTCAGCTCCAATCAGGCTGTGGTTACAGTTAATGTACGCCAAAAAGCGGATGCAGAAGTTTGCGAGCATAACGAAACGGCAGATCACAATAACTATGAGTTGTATTATACCTTGGATTTGGGCAGTGCCTCGTGCGCCTCTACCTCATTAACTAATGGTAAAACTAATGGCACTCTGACCTCATCCAATACCAATGACTCCATGAACTATGACACCAACTACCATCGTTTAAATGGCGATGTGGCCTCCTTGTCTAGTGCGGCATCTATAACCATGCCGAATAGCAAAAGTTGCGGCAGTGTGGAAACTGtagatacttggacccacaATGATGTCGAATTAGGTCTAACTACTCCCCTAGATGGTGAACCACATGTGCAAGCAGCAGCGCTTTCGGATAAAAAGTGGCGAGATAACTACCGatttgccatggttggtaaaacTTGGCAAATTGTCAAAGACCATTATCCGGAATTGCTATCAAACTTTTTGTCGCGTGGCGTCATTTATGCTCGCATGTCGCCTGAGCAGAAACAAGCCCTAGTAGTGGAATTACAGGGTCTAGATTATTGTGTGGCCATGTGCGGAGATGGTGCTAATGATTGTGGTGCCTTAAAAGTTGCCCATACCGGCATTTCGTTGAGTGAGACAGAGTCTTCGATTGCCTCGCCTTTTACCTCGCGCAACCCTACCATTGCAGCTGTGCCCAACGTCATAAAGGAGGGACGTGCGGCATTGGTGACCTCATTTGGCATTTTCAAATATATGGCTGCCTACTCATTGGTACAATTTGTATCGGTTATGATTTTATACTCCATCGATTCCAATTTGACAGATAAACAGTATTTATACGTAGATTTGGGTTTAATAtccatttttgcatttttctttgGTAAAACGGAGTCATTCAATGGACCACTAGTCAAACAGGTGCCTCTCTCATCTTTAATATCGCTGACACCTTTGGTCTCGATTGTGTTGCATTTGTTGGTGGCAATTGCATTCCAAGTGACAG GTTGGTTTCATGTGCATCATCAAGATTGGTTTGAGCCCTTCGAGCACAGCAATGACGAACATCTGGGCTGTTGGGAGAACTACACAATATTTGCCATATCAAGTTTTCAATACATCATCTTAGCATTTGTGTTTTCCAAAGGTGCTCCCTATCGCAGGCCCATATGGTCTAATTTACCATTTTGCCTAACACTTGTTGTCAATTTGTGCATTGTTATCTATCTGTTGATCTATCCACCGGTCTGGTTgtctgattttttccaattgatTTTACCGCCCGAGATGCCCTTCCGCTATTGGATGCTGGTATATGGAGCAGGCAGTTTCGTGGCACACGTGGTCATCGAAACTCTAGTCGTAGAGTATTTGCTATTCAAGAAATTCCAGGCTCGTAGAGACAATGATGCTCGCACCTCAAGTCGTCGCTACATGCAAATTGAATATGATTTGAAATTCTACAAGAACTGGCCACAAATCACCGAGGTGGTTGAATCTAATCCAGTTGATAGTCATCAGAATAAAATAAATCCAGCCTACTTTGAAATAAGTGcggaacaaaatttcgatactCCCGTTTCGGATGATAACAATCCATTGAATAGTTTCTTTGAGATGGATCCAATGACTCCCACATCTACTGAAGCACCCCTAGCTCTGTCACACATAGACAACAAGTATACCACAAATGCCTCTGCCGACGTCACCTCTTCCCCTaatgcaacaacagcaacaacaaacgcTGTTGCTGCCAATAATTAA